AATAACATTGAGGAATTGAAAAAAAACTTAGAACGATTAATAGAAAAAAAAGATTCAAACCTATTAGATCCAGACATTATAAAAGCAAGCCAAAGTCTGGATAAGGCTATCGCAGAATACCTCAAATTTATTCAAGGTAAAATATAATCTAGCTAGATACTTAGCCATTGCTTATACTTTTTTCTTCAAATTCAGAAGCTTATGGTACAAATAATAAAAATTGCTTTCAAAAAAACCATATCTTTTCCCAAAGTAAGCTTGCTCCCTAGCCTTACTCTTCACTTTCTTAAAACGTTTTTTGTATTTTGCCCTTTCACTAGGATTCATACCATAAAAAGTCCTAAGAATTGCATTGTAGAGCTTTCTAAGCTCTTTTTTTATTATAGCCTCAATTAAACGCAAGTTGCCCCTATAATCTTTTTTATAAATCTCTTGTTTGTCTATTAACTCTAAAAGGCACTGACTATACCCTTGAAAGCTCTTTGCATAATTTTTAGAGGTCATCGTCGAATTTCCTCTAATTCTCCTTTTAAAGAAGACCTCAGAAATATGCTTTACTTTATTGGCATACAAGTACAGCTGAAAGGTAAACAGCTCATCCTCATGAATGATTCCCTCAGGAAAGTACAAACCCTTCTGCATTACAATTTCCTTTTTAAACATATATAGGCAGGGTGAAACATAATAATCTCTATTATCAATAAGCTCGTCAAGGAGCACAGCGCCATTATAAACTCCCTCATACACTTTATTTCTAGTGTATTTAAAGGATTGTTTATTCTCACTTATATAATCCTCATCATAAAAGCTTTCTCCATCAAACATGATCATATCTAAATCATGTCCTTGACATTGGTCGTAGAGGACTTGCAGAGCACCTTTTTCTAAAATATCATCACTATCCATAAAGTAAACATATCTTCCCCTAGCATTTTTCAAGCCCACATTTCTAGCAGCACCTTGACCTTTATTGACCTGCTCTAGGTATAGAATATTGCTGCACTTATTTGCATATTCTTTTGTAATGTCACCACTTTTATCCGTAGAGCCATCGTTGATGACAATAAGCTCAATATTCTTCTTAGATTGATTTAGAATAGACTCTAGAGCCTCTTTTATATACGATTGTGTATTATAAATGGGCATGATAACAGAGATATCAAATTGTTCTTTCATAATCTAAACCCTTTTCTATATTTATTTTACTTTCTACCTAGAATCCCTTTAACAGTAGAGTATTGTTTTGTAATCAATAAACCAAAAGCAAATAAGGCTACTGCGACGATGCCTTTGACAATAGCTGAAATCAATAGGTGATCAAAGGATATTTGAGAGATAAAATATAAACCTACAAATGTAATCAGAAATATGATGAAATCAGGCACAAACTTGCCAGCAAACTCCCTCAAGGAATACCCT
The nucleotide sequence above comes from Alkalibaculum bacchi. Encoded proteins:
- a CDS encoding aspartyl-phosphate phosphatase Spo0E family protein, which encodes MSEMHELLNNIEELKKNLERLIEKKDSNLLDPDIIKASQSLDKAIAEYLKFIQGKI
- a CDS encoding glycosyltransferase family 2 protein, which gives rise to MKEQFDISVIMPIYNTQSYIKEALESILNQSKKNIELIVINDGSTDKSGDITKEYANKCSNILYLEQVNKGQGAARNVGLKNARGRYVYFMDSDDILEKGALQVLYDQCQGHDLDMIMFDGESFYDEDYISENKQSFKYTRNKVYEGVYNGAVLLDELIDNRDYYVSPCLYMFKKEIVMQKGLYFPEGIIHEDELFTFQLYLYANKVKHISEVFFKRRIRGNSTMTSKNYAKSFQGYSQCLLELIDKQEIYKKDYRGNLRLIEAIIKKELRKLYNAILRTFYGMNPSERAKYKKRFKKVKSKAREQAYFGKRYGFFESNFYYLYHKLLNLKKKV